The sequence CCTGAACACAGAATCCTTTGGCACACTCATCGACTATTTTGGCGGTGTCAGGGATGTTAAGGATAAAATTGTCCGGATTATTCATAATTTAAGCTTTATTGAAGACCCCACCCGGATTTTCAGGGCCATCAAATTTTCCAACAGATTTGGGTTCAGGATTGGAAAAGTGACCGCCAATCTTATCAAAAACGCCTTAAGTGTCGGTGCTGTTAAACATTTAAGCGGACTGCGGGTACTTTCGGAACTCAAACAGATTTTTGGAGAAAACAATCCGTTGCCTGCATTGCAGACCATGGCTGATTACGGTCTGGACAAGGTGATTCATCATGATCTGAAATTAACGGATACCACCCGTGCCTTATTTAAATCCGTAGATAAAACCCTGGCTTGGCATGATCTTTTGTATACGGATGATGCGTATCCTCGATGGTCGGTTTACTTTATGGCCTGGCTTCACGGGTATTCTTTTACGGTGAGCACCCAGATCGCGGACAGGCTGAGGTTCCCCTTAAAGGAAAAAGAGTTGCTGCTTGTGCAACGCATCAAGGCCGCACAAAGGATCCGGCTTATTGAAAAAAGCTATCCGGTCTCAAATCAACAGCTGTACAGGTGGCTGATCCATTTTAAAACCGAATGCCTTTTGTTTATGCTGGCATTGACTAAAAATGAATCGGTGCGCAAAGCCATCTCCCATTTTTATACACACCAGCGAAACATTAAACCTTTCATGGGGGGAAAAGAGCTCAAATCCCTGGGTATAACGCCGGGACCGGTTTACAGCAAAATTCTCGATAAAATTATTGAAGAAAAACTGGATGATAAATTGAATACCATGGAAGAAGAAATTGAATTTGCCAAGCATTACGCCGTTGAAAACAAGCTTATTTGATCGGATTAGATTTCATCCGGGGGACCAGAATTAGCTACCCAGACTTGAACCTGTGAGAACTATAGTTATTACGGCATACGGACACGATACAAAATTCATGATTTAACAAAGTGTCCGCGGAACTCCAAATTTACACAGTGAATTTTTACCTGATATGTTTATTTTTCATTAAGTTATCAGGGAAAGATTGAATTGATAATTAGTGGTTATAGCTCTAAAATTTACACGGAGTACTTATGTCATACGCATTAATTGATAATGCTTCTTTAACAGCCGTAGAAAGAGTATTGGGAAATATTGTTATTAAAAATACCGACACCATAAATGGTGATTTGGTTGCTTTTGAGAATTTGATTCAAGCTATTCTTTTTTATGATCGCTTGTTCTGTATAGATAATTATAAATATGAATATAAAAAAAGCCGAGCAAAAAAGTTTGATTTCATAAAATTTCTTTCACCTGATGAGTTCCAACTTTCAGAAATCAATGAATTAGCACGAAAAGAGTCTGAATTGATACGCCCTGAAATAAGAGGTGGTGAGTTTGCTGACGAAGATTTTAAAAGATTCCTTGAAGCTCTCAAAATGAATATTGTTTGTACATGGGATATGTGTTCAAGCATTTATTATTTAACAATGAAAATGTTAGGACAACCCTACACCGAAGAGTATAGAAAGTATTCTGAACTTAGTGCCGCTATATTTAATGAATTATTTGATGTGAAAACTACGAGCGGTCGGTGGGCAAATGATGTTACACTTATTGGTTCCAATGGACATAAACATACTCAAAATGAATTTGATCAGCAAAAAAACAACCTTGGAGGTATAACTATAGCTTTAGAGATGTTTATTGCTTCCTTGAATTGGTTAGCATTTAAATCAATCTATTATAGCCTCGCTGCGAATTATTTGAGGGCAGATACGTTTATCCATCCTATCAGGCACGCCTATCAAATACACTGGATGAAAAAGACAGGCGCATTCGAGCATGATTTTACATCCAGATTGATACGAAACTTGTCTGAAAAAATATCCTCGTCTGTTTCAGAAATAAAAAATCACGGTAGATCTACAACACTTTCTCTTGACCTACCAATATTTTCAGCTTGGTTAACGCGAGAATCTGGTAGCATCAATAATATACTACAATCTGCGCTTGAATTAAGGAAATCAGATCATTTTTTAGTTGCAAGGGAAACCGTAAGAGAGATTAGAATAGCATTTGACGAATATGGAGTCGCAAAAGGGAATAAAAAAACAACAAAGCTAATCTCAGATCTTGATAAAATCACAGGGGACTTAAAACGCAGCTACGGAATCCCTTCTCAGCAAGGGATTCAAGGAAGTTTTTTAATCAAGACAATCAATACTTGCACCGCCTTTGCCGGTATTCCTCCGTTTCCAGATAGGGACTTTGCGTTGAGTACGCCAGAATTCTTGCAATCTGAAAAAAGAAAAGCCTTTTCAATGATTTTTAAAAATATTGCAAATGAATTAACCGCTATTGAACGTCTCGGGAGCTTACATACCGCCATGGCATCGTCTTTTAAAATTGGCAAAAACCCGCATAGCGGTGTAAAAACAGAAAACCCAATTTATAGTAATAGAAGTTCAAATTGGAAACTTCCAATGTAGTGAGCTATAACCCATCACTGGACGAGACCGCGAGCAGCTCAGCCGCCTTTTTCAAGTGCCGTGACGCGGCCCGTCAGTTCAACTGTTATGTTCTCGAGTAAAAGCCTATGATTTTAATTCCAAAAATAACATGCCCAAATTGTTCTGAGAGTTTTTCCGTCACGAAACTCAATGGCACTTGTCCAGAATGCCAAAAGGTCCTTCGTAGCAATAAAAACGCAATATTCTCAAGCTGTATTTTTCTTTGGTTTTTTCTGATTAGCCCCGTTATAGTTTCTGCATTTTCCCAGTATGGAATGCTGAGAACAATCCTTTTTGATGTTGGTTTATTTCTATTGTTGATAAATGGCTCCTTCAAATTTTTTTTAAAGATAAAAACCACCGAGTAAGTTGATGAAAAAGCACAAGAATTGTTAAACTATATTTAACATCATCGGGATAGGACTCCCCATCACTGAGGAGCCCCCCCCCGCCTTGCGGGGCTCGTTTCAACCGGTTACTAAGCCTTCTGCTGACTTCTCCCATGCGGTCAGGAGCGGTTACCCGCCCCTCAGCCGTTTTGGCCCATGGAAGACCTCCCGGGGTAAACACATGCCTTTCAGTACGTGAATGCCGAGTTTGCGGACATACCCTGTAATGGATAGAGGGCTTTACCTTTTGTACAGGCTCGTCCCGGTATGTTTGCCTCATACTCGATTCCTGTACGTCATCCCGTACTTTTGTGGTGTCCAGCCTTAACAGAACAGCTTCCTCTCGAACCACCGTCACCGATGCTCCGTTGCCCTACCACTGCACCCTTCGCCTCCATCCTGCTGGGTCTAAGACTTGCCAAATATATTGGAATTCTATACAGTTGAGTCACTTTTAAGAACATGTGCCGTGCCCGGCACACACCAATCGCTGGAGTGGGACCGGGCGTACTGCGCACTTTTTTTGGAAATATGCGGTTTAGGAAGCTGAAAACTTTTATCTGAGGGACCGGGGTTAAACGCCCGGCCCCTCAGCTCTATCGTTAACTTTTCAAATCCAAACCCTATTGACAATCGTAACCTCAAAGGTTACAATGTGACATGATTAAGACATTCAGCCACAAGGGATTAGAACGTTTTTTTTATACTGGCAGCAAAAGTGGAATAATACCTGAACATTCAAACAAACTGGAAAGAATCTTGGATCGCTTAAATGCCGCTACCGATATAAAAGATATGAATTATCCCGGTTCATTTTTGCATCAACTGAAAAGGGATAAAGCTGGACAATTTTCAGTGAGAGTTTCCGGCAACTGGCGAGTATTTTTCAAATTTAAAAACGGTGATGCATATATTGTTAATTATGGGGATTATCATTAGCGAGGCTAACCTTATGCTAAAAATGACAAGAAAACCAACGCATCCAGGCACAATAATTAAAGAAGACTATCTCTTGCCATTGTCGATCAGTATTAAAGATATGGCAGAGAATTTAGGTGTATCCCGAAAAACGCTGTCAAAAATTGTTAACGAGAAAGGTTCAATCACACCTGACATGGCGTTGAGATTATCCAGGGCTTTTGACACAACTCCTGATCTATGGATGAACCTTCAGAAAAATTATGATTTATGGTGCGCAAAAAATTCATCAACAACTTGGCAGCTTGTTAAGCCAATACCTGCGAACTTGCTTCATTCAATGTAATATGAAGTTAACTGGAACCTTTGGGTGTCTCATCCAGGAGTGTTGCTTTGCGACTTAAGGTATCACCGTCGACTTTTTCAAGGCTTATCAAGGGACAAAGTGAGGCTTGGTTCTAACGTCGGCCGCTGTAGGGGCAGGCCACCGTGCCTGCCCTAACGAGGGCAACCACAGAGGGATTGCCCCTACGAAAAACGGCCTACAATAGAATCAAGCTCATATTTACTATATTCGGTCTCATTCCTTAAAATCCAGACGTCAATATCAGAATAATCGCTTTAGTTACTCATTGGGGAGGGCGTTCAACTCTTCCAGGGTAAACACCGGCCCGTCTTTACAAATAAATTTTTCACCGATATTGCAGCGGCCGCAAATACCGATACCGCACTTCATTCTCTTTTCCAGGGAGTTGATAATGTGATCGTGGGCATAACCAAGTTCATCAAGAACCGGTTGGGTGAACTTAATCATGATGGGAGGCCCGCAAACAATGGCATATGTGTTTTCATCCGCCGGTGGTGCCTTCTCTTTAGCAATATTGGGCACAAATCCGACATTATACTTCCAGTCCGGATCATCCGTGGCATCTACCGTGATGTGCATTTTAATATCGCCGGCGGCTTCCCACGCTTTCAGCTCGTCTTGGTATAATAATAGCCCGGGAGATCTTGCCCCGTAAATGACATTGATTTCACCGAATTTTTCCCGATTTTCCAACATGTATACGATGGAGGATCGCAGGGTGGTGAATGCAAATCCCCCACCGATGATCACCACGTTTTTTCCTTCCAAGATCTCCCATGGGTAGCTGTTTCCGAGGGGGCCGCGGATACCCATGATGTCCCCAACCTTCATTTTATGTAAATAATCCGTCACCATTCCGGTTTTGTTGACCGTGAACTTTACAAACCCTTTTTCCGTGGGAGAAGAAGCGATGCCAATGGGGATCTCCCCTTTACCGGTGATTGAGAGTTCTGCAAATTGACCGGCTTGGTAAGAAAACTTCTTTTCATCCTCAGGATTCAAAAAGACAAATTTGAATGTCTTTAGATTCCTATCTTCTGTTTCCGTAATGATCTCATCAATCCGGACAGGATATGGCAAATATGGATTTTGCACCGTATTTCTCCTTTTTATACTTCCTCTTCGGCAGGCGTATACGTGTTCATGATTTCACAGACCTCCCTGATATCAATGTTGACCGGGCAAAGTTGAATACATCTTCCGCAACCGACACACTGCACACCGGCGTCATACTTATCAACGTAATACTTGAGCTTGTGCATGAATCGCTGCCTGACACGTTGAACTTTATTGGATCTGGGATTATGACCGGAACCCTCAAGTGTAAAGAGCGTGTACATGCAGCTGTCCCAGTTTCGTATTCGCTTTCCCTGGCATCCCTTGACTTCATCCTGAATGTCAAAGCACCAGCATGTCGGACAACTGTAAGTACAGGTTCCGCAGTTTAAACAGGAAAACCCGACTTGATCCCAGAAATCCGCACTGAACAGATCTGTTGTTTTCTTCTCTTTCAACTGATCTATTGAGACGTTGGCCGTGATTTTCTTTTCGGCATCTGTCTTGCGTGATTCAAAATCAACATCCGCTGCCGCATCAACATCAGCAGTTGCATCTGTTAACCAACCTGCTGCCCTCGCCAGATCATCCCCTTTTTTTGTTAGAATCCTGGCAAAAAAATCATTTCCGTCTTTACTTTCTTTGACCAGCAGCAGATCCAGTCCTTCCTCATTGTACGGTCCGCATCCAACGGACGTGCAAAAGCATGTTTTTGATGGCTCATCACACGCGATCCCTACAAACGTCGTCTCTTCATAAGGGTGTATCCAGAACGGATCCTTATATTCAGGCGTGTCAAAATTACGCTGTACCAGCTTGAACGAAGCGGCATCACAGGGGCGAACCCCGAAAACAGCTCGCGGCTTGCCGTTCAGCGCCACCTCTTTCATGATATGATGATCGTCCTTAGACTCATCCAAAGTATAGGTAAACATGGTTTGGCTTTGAGGATAAATGACGGACTTCACAGAAAGTCTGGTATTGCCCTGCGTCCCATGCTCAAGGACCGGGGTATCACCTGGATTCAATTCCTTGAATTCATAAGAATCCTTATCCGCCATCGGTCCAAACAAGCGATACTTATTTTGCAGTTTTTCCAGCCCCTGTGCCCAACTTTCTTTCTCGATTTTAATTGTCTTCATAGGTAAATTGACCTTATCGAAAATATGTTCTATTTGACGAACGCATCCGGATCTTTGGGATTAAAAGAGTCAAGGGGGGGGCGTTCTTCAAGTGAGAGACCCGCCTGCCGGCCAAACAATTCCTGACAGTCCTTTTCCAGTTTCTTGGTAAACTCTCTCATATTGATGCCCATGGGGCAGGCTCTTTCGCACGATCCGCAATCGGTACATCTTCCGGCACAATGATA comes from uncultured Desulfobacter sp. and encodes:
- a CDS encoding type II toxin-antitoxin system RelE/ParE family toxin; the protein is MIKTFSHKGLERFFYTGSKSGIIPEHSNKLERILDRLNAATDIKDMNYPGSFLHQLKRDKAGQFSVRVSGNWRVFFKFKNGDAYIVNYGDYH
- a CDS encoding HigA family addiction module antitoxin; the protein is MTRKPTHPGTIIKEDYLLPLSISIKDMAENLGVSRKTLSKIVNEKGSITPDMALRLSRAFDTTPDLWMNLQKNYDLWCAKNSSTTWQLVKPIPANLLHSM
- a CDS encoding FAD/NAD(P)-binding protein — encoded protein: MQNPYLPYPVRIDEIITETEDRNLKTFKFVFLNPEDEKKFSYQAGQFAELSITGKGEIPIGIASSPTEKGFVKFTVNKTGMVTDYLHKMKVGDIMGIRGPLGNSYPWEILEGKNVVIIGGGFAFTTLRSSIVYMLENREKFGEINVIYGARSPGLLLYQDELKAWEAAGDIKMHITVDATDDPDWKYNVGFVPNIAKEKAPPADENTYAIVCGPPIMIKFTQPVLDELGYAHDHIINSLEKRMKCGIGICGRCNIGEKFICKDGPVFTLEELNALPNE
- a CDS encoding 4Fe-4S dicluster domain-containing protein, encoding MKTIKIEKESWAQGLEKLQNKYRLFGPMADKDSYEFKELNPGDTPVLEHGTQGNTRLSVKSVIYPQSQTMFTYTLDESKDDHHIMKEVALNGKPRAVFGVRPCDAASFKLVQRNFDTPEYKDPFWIHPYEETTFVGIACDEPSKTCFCTSVGCGPYNEEGLDLLLVKESKDGNDFFARILTKKGDDLARAAGWLTDATADVDAAADVDFESRKTDAEKKITANVSIDQLKEKKTTDLFSADFWDQVGFSCLNCGTCTYSCPTCWCFDIQDEVKGCQGKRIRNWDSCMYTLFTLEGSGHNPRSNKVQRVRQRFMHKLKYYVDKYDAGVQCVGCGRCIQLCPVNIDIREVCEIMNTYTPAEEEV